The Halobacillus amylolyticus nucleotide sequence TGTAACAAATTTAAAACGCTCCCTACCTTCAACCTAAAATCTTATGATAGAGACGACGAGCTTCTGTAATATCTTTAGTACCATGGATAAGTACACGTCCATCTTGGAAAAAGATCATTCGATGTTTATCTGTTTGATACGATAATAAGAAGGGGTTTTGCATAACTTCTCCTTCATGCAAGTTTTCCCTTAACGCCTCAAGATCTCGTTTTTGTTTAGAGCCTGGGCGAATCTGGACTGTATCCCTCCCGCATAGAACCGCTGTTTTCATTTGATTCTCCGGTGATAAAAAAGGATAGCTTGGCTTCTCCCCACAGGACGGGCAGTCAGGCCTTTTAACGTTATCCATTTTGATTGATGTGTATTGATTGTTCCACAAATCAAATGATATCAACTTACGATGGAGTGAGTCGTAATCTTCAACAAGAATCTTCAAAGCCTCTGTCACTTGATGGGCGGTAACCATTTGAACCGCTGGACTGATTACCCCGACTGTGTCACACGTTGCTCCTCCTAGTGGGATCGATTCTAATAAGCAATGTAGACACGGGGTTTCTCCTGGTATAATCGTATAACTTAGTCCATAGCTCCCTACACATCCTCCATAAATCCAAGGAACATTATATATTTGTGAAACATCATTGATCATCATTCTTGTTTCGAAATTATCTGTCGCATCAAGGATAAGGTCTGCTTCTTGAAAAAGTTCTTCTAACTCCTCTCGCTGTGCATCCATAATATGTGCCTCTATGTAAACATCTGAATTGATTTTCCGAAGTCGTTCTTTGGCAGCAATCGCTTTTGGCATTCTTGCCTGTGCATCGTTTTCCGAAAAAAGCTGTTGTCTTTGGAGGTTGCTCATTTCAACGTAATCACGGTCAACGATGGTTAAGCTTCCGATTCCGGCCCGAACAAGCTGCTCCGCACTACTTGTTCCTAAAGCCCCTGCCCCGATAATCAAAACGCGTTTTTGCATTAACATTTGTTGTCCAGCGTCTCCAATGGGTGCGAACAATTTTTGTCTTGAATAGCGATCTTGACTCAACGGTCTCTCCCCCTCTTCTGTTTTCCTATTTATTAGTGTAGCAGAAAATGGATTCATCACGCTTAGAATATAAAAAATCAGCGCCGAATAGACAATTTTGTCTTTAAGACGCTGATCCAAGGAACGGCCTTTGGCTCATTCACTTTTATTATTTTGTTAATTTGTCCTCGCATAGCTAAAACGTCACCACTTCTTAGTCTTTATTTCCGTTTATTCTTACGGAAAGGGATTAGAAGTTTCCCGCTCATGGTCCGCTTCACTTTTGGAGCGGCCACGTTAGATTCCTTAGCCTCACCGCTATTTTTGTAATCTTCATCAAATAGCTCACGAGCCTTGGAATAAAGCATAGTCATCGTGGTGACCTCCTTTCTTATAGGCTATAAAACAATTCCCGGAGTTTTTTCAATTAAAACTAAGGAATTAAGGAAATTTTACTCCTCATAACACCAATTACGCAAGAGTTTTTTATAACCTTTTTTACCCATTTTTCGACCTTTTTTTTACAGGGCAATTTCACCTTGCTTCATAAAGAAACTTCATCATTATTATGCCCAAGAAAAGCGTATTATATGAGCAGATGACTAGCATTATATCCCCTCTTCTTCTATAATCAACAAACAAATATTTCACCGAATTTGAGGAGGATTTTCCACCATGATTAAAGTCGCCGCTCTTGTTGGGAGCATTCGAAGGGACTCATATAATATGAAGTTGACTAACTTCATTCAAGAAAGATACAAAGACCGTTTAGATATTACCATCGTGACCATTCGTGATATCGCCCATTATGACCAAGATATTGAGAATGAGGCGCCAGACTCTGTACAACGCTTTAAAAATGAATTAAGCGATGCGGATGCCTTTCTTATCGTCACCCCTGAATTCAACCATTCAATACCTGGCGTATTGAAAAATGCTTTGGATTGGTTGTCTCGTGGAAAACGTGAAATGGCCGGGAAACCTACCTTCATCGCTGGTGCCTCAATGGGTATACTTGGAACAGTAAGAGCCCAAATGCAGCTACGTCAAATTCTTAACGCACCCGGTATGGGAGCAAATATTTTGCCCGGAAATGAAATTCTCATTGGTTCTGTACAAAATAAAGTCAATGAGCACGGTCTGCTCACTGACCAGGGTACAATTGAATTCATTGATGGAGTCATTGAACAATTTGTGCTCTTTGCGGAAGCGGAGCTCATCAAGTCTTAACATTCATTCACTTAAGCCCTTTATACTGCTCAAGTATGAAGGGCTTTTTATGATCCTTGAAAATAAAAGTCATTTTCGCCGATTAAATGTTTCACAAAAACTAATTCCGGGAATATACCCCCATCACTATTTTTTAATACGTTAATCACGATTGACGTACTACATAGAAAGGGGCTAAGTAATGACCAAGACAACTATACATTTTACTCACTGCTTGAAGGAATGCAGCCTTGAAGGTCCTTCCGAACAGAAGGTCAGCTCGATTATATACGATTCAAGAGAGGCTTCAAATGGTGCAGTATTTGTTTGTATAAAAGGGGCACACCACGATGGTCACCTCTACATTGAACAAGCTCTAACCTATGGGGCTAAGGCGATCGTCGGAACAAATTCCACACTCTTACACAGCTACGCTCGCCTCTACAGTGATGTGAGCTTTATTACTGTGAACGACAGTAAGGAAGCGCTCGCTTTGTTATCTACTTCCTTTTATAACCATCCCGCCCAATCTTTATCTACTGTAGGCGTAACTGGAACGAACGGTAAAACAACTGTTACTTCTTTTGTTTACTCCATGCTCAACAGCCTATCTTACCGAACAGGTTCAATAGGAACGGCAGGAATATGGAACGACCAAAAGAGGACGAATTTCAAACAAACCGTTCCTACAACCCCTGAAGCCCCGGAAATTCACTGTGTCCTCGACCATTTCCAAGAAACGGGGATCCAAGGGGCAGTTCTCGAGTCAACATCGATAGCTCTTGACCAGAAGAGACTTTATGGTATCAACTTTAATGTTGCTGTTCACACTAATTTAACACCTGAGCACTTGGAGTTTCATGAAACGATGAAAGAATATAAGAAGGCGAAGCTCAAGCTTTTCAAACAAGCGGAATACGCTGTTGTAAATGCAGATGATACTGGTATGGCAAGGGAAATCATTGAAACATTCAATGGTCCACTTCTCACGTATGGAACTGATAAGAAAGCCGATTTCCAAGCCGAAAATATTCACGTATCTGTGCACGGGACTACTTTCACCCTACATGCGTGTGGAGAGATGCACTCCGTCAGCATTCCGGTTCATGGAAAATACAATGTGTCTAATGTATTAGCGGCAATGGCAGCATGCTACCAATTAGGGTTTTCACTCAATCGCATCCTCTCGGTTGTTACAAAAGTAGAAAGTCCGGAGGGGCGTTTTCAAATCGTGAGTAACGATGCCCCCTTTCAAATTGTCCTCGACTATGCCCATACGCCGGATGCTCTTTTACATGTGCTGCAAGCAGTCCAGCAAGTTCCCTATAAAAAACTGATTGTTATGATCACGGGAATTGGGTTACGTGATCCAGGCAAGCGTCCGCAAATGGCTAGGGAAGTAGAAGGAATAGCAGATGAGATTATCGTTAGTGTTGATCAACCTGGCTTCGCGGACCGCCAGGAAGTGGTTAACGATGTATTACAGGGGTTTACTAATCCAAATTCCAGTCACATCCATTCACTACTGCATCGCGAGCAAGCTATACACTATGCCCTTGATTTAGCTGGCGCAGACGACCTTGTTTTACTTACAGGGATAGGTTTTGGCGGCTATCAAATCATTGGTGACGAAAAGGTTCCCTATTCAGAGCATGAAGTGATTAAGCAATACTTTACCAGCAAGAAATCGTTAAAAGAGTCTGTCTAAATAAAAACCGCCAGCTTACGGAAAGCAGGCGGTTTTTATTATCCTTATTTAGCTACGGGTCCAGCTTCCATTAGCAAATCAACCAGATGTAATAACTTCCATTTGACCATTAACCCCTTATTCACTAAATTAATACGGCATCTCGAAGAATGGGTTTCCCGCTCCATCGTTTCATGTGTAGGACACGCTGGGAGGCAGTACCCGCATTGTACACAATCAAAAGTCTTATCATAGTGCACTTTCTCTCTCAGTTCTTGGAGATTGCTCACGTGCGCAACACCAACTTCTGCCCTTTTCAGGAAAAATCTTACCTGGATTCATGATGCCATTAGGATTCCAGCTCTCCTTGATCCGTTTCATCATTTCAACCCCCATTTCACCAAGCTCGCTTTCC carries:
- a CDS encoding thiazole biosynthesis adenylyltransferase ThiF; translation: MSQDRYSRQKLFAPIGDAGQQMLMQKRVLIIGAGALGTSSAEQLVRAGIGSLTIVDRDYVEMSNLQRQQLFSENDAQARMPKAIAAKERLRKINSDVYIEAHIMDAQREELEELFQEADLILDATDNFETRMMINDVSQIYNVPWIYGGCVGSYGLSYTIIPGETPCLHCLLESIPLGGATCDTVGVISPAVQMVTAHQVTEALKILVEDYDSLHRKLISFDLWNNQYTSIKMDNVKRPDCPSCGEKPSYPFLSPENQMKTAVLCGRDTVQIRPGSKQKRDLEALRENLHEGEVMQNPFLLSYQTDKHRMIFFQDGRVLIHGTKDITEARRLYHKILG
- a CDS encoding NADPH-dependent FMN reductase, producing MKVAALVGSIRRDSYNMKLTNFIQERYKDRLDITIVTIRDIAHYDQDIENEAPDSVQRFKNELSDADAFLIVTPEFNHSIPGVLKNALDWLSRGKREMAGKPTFIAGASMGILGTVRAQMQLRQILNAPGMGANILPGNEILIGSVQNKVNEHGLLTDQGTIEFIDGVIEQFVLFAEAELIKS
- a CDS encoding UDP-N-acetylmuramoyl-L-alanyl-D-glutamate--2,6-diaminopimelate ligase, with protein sequence MTKTTIHFTHCLKECSLEGPSEQKVSSIIYDSREASNGAVFVCIKGAHHDGHLYIEQALTYGAKAIVGTNSTLLHSYARLYSDVSFITVNDSKEALALLSTSFYNHPAQSLSTVGVTGTNGKTTVTSFVYSMLNSLSYRTGSIGTAGIWNDQKRTNFKQTVPTTPEAPEIHCVLDHFQETGIQGAVLESTSIALDQKRLYGINFNVAVHTNLTPEHLEFHETMKEYKKAKLKLFKQAEYAVVNADDTGMAREIIETFNGPLLTYGTDKKADFQAENIHVSVHGTTFTLHACGEMHSVSIPVHGKYNVSNVLAAMAACYQLGFSLNRILSVVTKVESPEGRFQIVSNDAPFQIVLDYAHTPDALLHVLQAVQQVPYKKLIVMITGIGLRDPGKRPQMAREVEGIADEIIVSVDQPGFADRQEVVNDVLQGFTNPNSSHIHSLLHREQAIHYALDLAGADDLVLLTGIGFGGYQIIGDEKVPYSEHEVIKQYFTSKKSLKESV